The Elusimicrobiaceae bacterium region CTTATTTCTTTGGTACTTTCTCTCTTTGGGGTACAAGTTCCCTATTTTGAGAGTACCAGCGGCTGGGCCATTGCCATTAATGCAATTATTTGTATTGTGGCTGCTTTGAACTTTGCTATTGATTTTCAATTTATCAATATCATGACGCAACTGCCCCAAGTACCCAAATACATGGAATGGTATGCAGGATTTTCGTTACTGGTTACCCTGGTATGGGTGTATATAGAAATATTAAAATTGCTAGGCCGTAGCCGCAGCAGACGTTAAAACTGCACGAAGTACCTTAAAATTTGGTAAAATAAATAGGACAAGTAGTTTTATATTTAATGGAGGACGTACAAAGTATGACTATAAAAGTAGGTATTAACGGCTTCGGCCGCATCGGCCGCTTCGTATTCCGCGCGGCGATGAATCACCCTGAAATCGAAATCGTCGGTATCAATGATTTGACCCCGGTGGATTATTTAGCTTACATGCTCAAATATGACACGATGCACGGTCAATTTGAAGGCGAAATCAAAGCTGATGTAGAAAATAACAAATTAATCGTCAACGGTAAAGCTATTCGCGTCACCGCTGAAAAAGATCCTGCCAACTTGGCTTGGGACAAAGTAGGTGCCGAATATATCGTAGAATCTACCGGTTTATTCTTAACCAAAGAAAAAGCACAAGCTCACATTAAAGCCGGTGCCAAATACGTAGTAATGTCTGCTCCTTCCAAAGACGATACCCCGATGTTTGTCTGCGGTGTGAACGAAAAAACCTATGTAAAAGGAACCCAATTTGTTTCTAACGCTTCCTGCACCACCAACTGCTTGGCTCCTATCGCCAAAGTATTAAATGATAAATTCGGTATCATCAATGGTTTGATGACCACTGTACACTCCACCACCGCTACTCAAAAAACCGTAGACGGTGTTTCTATGAAAGATTGGCGTGGTGGCCGCGCTGCATCCGGCAACATCATTCCGTCTTCTACCGGTGCTGCCAAGGCCGTGGGCAAAGTCATTCCGTCCTTGAACGGTAAATTAACCGGTATTTCTATGCGCGTACCGACCTTGGACGTGTCCGTAGTAGATTTGACCGTTAACTTGGAAAAACCCGCCACCAAAGAAGCCATTTGCAAAGCGATGAAAGAAGCTTCCGAAGGCGAACTCAAAGGCATTTTGGGCTACACCGAAGATGCCGTGGTATCCTCTGATTTCTTGGGCGATCCGCGCACCTCTATCTTTGATGCCAATGCCGGCGTATACTTGACCGATACCTTTGTGAAAGTTGTTTCTTGGTATGACAACGAAATTGGTTACTCTAACAAAGTGTTAGATTTAATCAAACACATGGCTTCCGTCAACAAATAAGTTTTGTCTGACCGAAAAGGCGGCTTGCAAAAGCCGCCTTTATTTTAAGAGAAGGGGAAAAACTATGAACTTTGACAGCATCAAAAAAATGCAAGATGTAGATTTGAAAAATAAAAAAGTCTTGGTACGTGTCGATTACAACGTACCCTTGAAAGACGGTAAAGTAGATAACAACAAACGTATCGTTGCTACCGAAAAAACCATTAAACATTTACTCGATAATAATTGCCGTATCGTTTTGTGCGCCCACTTGGGCCGCCCCAAAGGCAAAGTTGCTCCGGAATTTAGCTTGGCCCCCGTGGCTGAAGAAGTAGCCAAAGTGTTCGGCGTACCTGTGCACTTTGCCAAAGACTGCGTTGGCCCGGAAGCCGATAAAGTAGTCGCCGCGGCCAAAAACGGCGAAATCGTTTTGTTAGAAAACTTGCGTTTCCACCCCGAAGAAGAAGCCAACGATGCCGAATTTGCCAAACAACTGGCTAAACACGGCGAAGTATTTGTACAAGAAGCTTTTGGTACTGTACACCGCGCCCACGCTTCCACCAGCGCTATTGCCCAATATTTGCCGGGCTCTATCGGATACCTCGTGCAAAAAGAAGTGGAATTTTTGGGTAAAGCCTTAAACAATCCGGCCCGCCCGTTTGCCGCTGTCATCGGCGGTGCAAAAGTGTCTGACAAAATTATGCTCTTAAATAACTTGTTAGACAAAGTAAACGTCTTAATTATCGGCGGCGGTATGGCTTATACGTTCCTCAAAGCCAAAGGCATGGAAGTAGGCAAATCTCTCTTGGATGAAAGCAAAATTGAAGAAGCCAAAGGCGTCATGGCCAAGGCAGAAGCCAAAGGCGTGAAAATGTTAATGCCGGTGGACTTCCGCATTTCTAAAGAATTTTCCGAAACTGCCGAAGCGGTCATTTCCGACACGATTCCTGCCGATATGGAAGGCATGGACATTGGCCCGAAAACCGAAAAATTATTTGCTGATGAACTCATGAAATGCAAAACCATTTTCTGGAACGGGCCGATGGGCGTGTTTGAATTTCCGAATTTTGCCAAAGGCAGCTTCTCTATTGCCAATGCTATGATTGCCGCTACCAAAGCCGGTGCGATTTCTATTATCGGCGGCGGTGACAGCGTCAACGTGCTCAAAAAAGGCAAAATCAATCAAAAAGACTTCTCGCACGTTTCTACCGGCGGTGGTGCCAGTATGGAATTTGTGGAAGGAAAAGAACTTCCCGGACTTGTCGCATTGATGAAATAATCTGACACAAACAAAGCCCCCAAAATTGGGGGCTTTGTTATTTAGTCCGAGAAAGAATTGCCGGGTTTGGTTGCAATGAGCAAATAAGGCAAGTTCTTTTTGAACAAACTATAAAAATCTCACAAACAGGGCCTGTTGTTTAGGCCCTGTCTATTTATATCAAAAAGAACTTCCTGGACTCGTGGCACTCGCAAAATAGTTTCTAGCATTACGCTAAACAACTTAAAACCCCTCGCACACGCGAGGGGTTTTTTATAGATTTTCTTGAATCAAGTCTTAACAACAACTGCAATTTGAATCTTCGGGGATATTTAACAATGAGGCATAATTCATAGAAGGGTCCTCTCCCCAACAACCGGCACTCTCACCGAGAAACACTTGATTATCATGATAACACAAGCAAATATCTTCGTTTTTATACTGAGCAGATGGATATCCCGCAACGCTCCAACTAGCACAATAGAAAAATTTATCCGTTTCAAATACACCGCCCTCTGCAGTAGAACAGCCTTCCCATGCGCTTTGTTCTCCAATAGATACTCCTAAATCTTTCATGGCACAATACTCCTCTCCAGTCTCTAAATGACAAACGTCATCTGCTTCAGAAATCGTTTTAAGATTTATCATGGTTTCTGCAAAACGAGATTTTATAACTGCTTTTTGATATTGTGGTAAAGCAATGGCTGACAAAATACCGATAATTAGTACTACCACTAATAATTCTATCAGTGTAAACGCTTTCTTATTGTTCATTTTATATTCTCCTTTCTATTTTTGGAAAGACGCAAAAACGGCTGCTATCTTTGAGCCTATGAAGTAACCCAATTATAACAGCCGTAGTCTGCCGCGCCCGAAGGCGTGGCAAACACTCGGCACACGCAGACCGTCGCCTTTGTGTGCCTGATATCGGCTGTTTTTGGACTTCATAGTGCCTTGAGCATGCTCAAAGCTTTCCGCGTTTTTCACACGGTTCCAAAAACAGATCAAATTGTAACTACATTTTCAGTATAGCAAATTTGAACTTTTACTGTACCTTATCCGCCTTAAAATCCATATAGGCCCTAAGACCTATATTGGACCTGATACCAAATTTCCGTTGACGGAGCACTCCTTTTTTGAAATACTATTACTATAAGTTCTATATATCATGGCCAAGCTACAATCTACTTGTCCACTTAAGGAGAAAATAAATGAAAAAATATGTACTGATGCTATTAGGGCTGGCTTTGTTATCTTTGGGTGTACAGGCAGCAGAGACATCGGAGCTGAAAAATGTGCCGGCTTTGGAATATGCGTTTGAAAGTGGCGATCAAGACGAATTTATTGCTTTTCAAATTCGCGTAATAAAAAATAACTCACGTCCGAACGATGCTTTTGAAAGTGCGGACAGTTTATTTAATGCTTTAATTAAACAAGCTATGTATATGGAAGCAACCGCCTCTGACAAGCATCAAGCTTCCGATTTAAAGCTTTTTACAAATTCGTTGATAAATGTCAGAAAACTCCATACAAAATTCGTCCAAGATTTGAAAAGAAGACATAGTGATATGCAAGCACTTTTGTACCAATTGGAAGATTTCGCGTCTAATTACACCACTGCTATTAAAAAAGTGGAAGAAATTTCCCACCAAGCCGGAGTGCATTTGGATTTTGAAAAAGTGTTACGTGATATCATTGACCATAACTATCAGTTGGAAAATGAGGGGACTTATTGCTTATCTTCTTTGGCAGACAAAGTAGAACGC contains the following coding sequences:
- the gap gene encoding type I glyceraldehyde-3-phosphate dehydrogenase; amino-acid sequence: MTIKVGINGFGRIGRFVFRAAMNHPEIEIVGINDLTPVDYLAYMLKYDTMHGQFEGEIKADVENNKLIVNGKAIRVTAEKDPANLAWDKVGAEYIVESTGLFLTKEKAQAHIKAGAKYVVMSAPSKDDTPMFVCGVNEKTYVKGTQFVSNASCTTNCLAPIAKVLNDKFGIINGLMTTVHSTTATQKTVDGVSMKDWRGGRAASGNIIPSSTGAAKAVGKVIPSLNGKLTGISMRVPTLDVSVVDLTVNLEKPATKEAICKAMKEASEGELKGILGYTEDAVVSSDFLGDPRTSIFDANAGVYLTDTFVKVVSWYDNEIGYSNKVLDLIKHMASVNK
- a CDS encoding phosphoglycerate kinase; the protein is MNFDSIKKMQDVDLKNKKVLVRVDYNVPLKDGKVDNNKRIVATEKTIKHLLDNNCRIVLCAHLGRPKGKVAPEFSLAPVAEEVAKVFGVPVHFAKDCVGPEADKVVAAAKNGEIVLLENLRFHPEEEANDAEFAKQLAKHGEVFVQEAFGTVHRAHASTSAIAQYLPGSIGYLVQKEVEFLGKALNNPARPFAAVIGGAKVSDKIMLLNNLLDKVNVLIIGGGMAYTFLKAKGMEVGKSLLDESKIEEAKGVMAKAEAKGVKMLMPVDFRISKEFSETAEAVISDTIPADMEGMDIGPKTEKLFADELMKCKTIFWNGPMGVFEFPNFAKGSFSIANAMIAATKAGAISIIGGGDSVNVLKKGKINQKDFSHVSTGGGASMEFVEGKELPGLVALMK
- a CDS encoding prepilin-type N-terminal cleavage/methylation domain-containing protein; the protein is MNNKKAFTLIELLVVVLIIGILSAIALPQYQKAVIKSRFAETMINLKTISEADDVCHLETGEEYCAMKDLGVSIGEQSAWEGCSTAEGGVFETDKFFYCASWSVAGYPSAQYKNEDICLCYHDNQVFLGESAGCWGEDPSMNYASLLNIPEDSNCSCC